Proteins from a genomic interval of Chanos chanos chromosome 3, fChaCha1.1, whole genome shotgun sequence:
- the cct5 gene encoding T-complex protein 1 subunit epsilon isoform X2: protein MSTLGTLAFDEYGRPFIIIKDQDKKTRLSGLDALKSHIMAAKAVASTLKTSLGPNVLAGALLEQAEQLLDRGIHPIRIADGYDQAARIAVERLDKISDSFLVDPNNTEPLIQTAMTTLGSKVINRCHRQMAEIAVSAILTVADMERKDVDFELIKMEGKVGGKLEDTQLIKGVIVDKEFSHPQMPKVLKDTKIAILTCPFEPPKPKTKHKLDVTSVEDYKALQKYEREKFEEMIRQVKENGANLAICQWGFDDEANHLLLQNNLPAVRWVGGPEIELIAIATGGRIVPRFCELTPEKLGTAGLVKEISFGTTKDRMLVIEECKNSRAVTIFIRGGNKMIIEEAKRALHDALCVIRNLVRDNRVVYGGGASEIACALAVNEAADKCPSLEQYAMRAFADALEVIPMALAENSGLNPIQTMTEVRAQQVRESNSALGIDCLRLSTNDMKKQHVIETLIGKKQQISLATQVVKMILKIDDIRNPGEAED from the exons ATGTCCACGTTGGGGACTCTGGCCTTTGATGAGTATGGGCGTCCTTTCATCATTATCAAGGACCAAGACAAGAAAACTCGTCTCTCAGGCCTTGACGCTCTTAAG tcacacatcATGGCTGCCAAGGCAGTTGCCAGCACCCTGAAGACATCTCTGGGCCCAAACG TTCTTGCTGGAGCTCTCCTGGAACAGGCTGAGCAGCTGCTTGATCGTGGCATTCACCCTATCAGAATTGCCGACGGCTACGACCAAGCAGCGCGGATCGCCGTCGAACGCCTGGACAAGATCAGCGACAGCTTCTTGGTTGACCCCAACAACACAGAACCACTAATCCAGACAGCCATGACCACACTCGGATCAAAAGT GATCAACCGCTGCCACAGACAGATGGCAGAGATCGCGGTCAGCGCGATCCTGACCGTGGCCGACATGGAGAGGAAGGACGTGGACTTCGAGCTCATTAAGATGGAGGGAAAGGTCGGCGGGAAACTGGAGGACACCCAGCTCATCAAAGGAGTGATTGTCGACAAAGAGTTCAGCCACCCTCAGATGCCTaag GTGCTCAAAGACACCAAAATCGCAATCCTCACTTGCCCATTTGAGCCCCCCAAGCCCAAGACCAAGCATAAGCTTGATGTGACCTCTGTGGAGGACTACAAAGCTCTGCAGAAGTATGAGAGGGAAAAGTTTGAGGAAATGATCAGACAG GTCAAAGAAAATGGAGCCAACCTCGCTATTTGCCAGTGGGGTTTCGATGATGAAGCCAACCACTTGCTGCTGCAGAATAACCTTCCTGCTGTGCGCTGGGTCGGCGGGCCAGAAATCGAG ctcATTGCAATTGCAACCGGTGGACGTATCGTCCCCCGATTTTGTGAGCTTACCCCTGAGAAGCTTGGCACTGCAGGACTGGTGAAGGAGATCAGCTTTGGGACCACTAAAGACAGAATGCTCGTCATCGAGGAATGCAAGAACTCCAGAGCCGTAACCATATTCATCCGCGGTGGCAATAAGATG ATTATTGAGGAGGCTAAACGTGCCCTTCATGACGCTTTGTGCGTTATCCGAAACTTGGTGAGGGACAACCGCGTCGTGTACGGAGGTGGCGCCTCGGAGATTGCGTGTGCCCTGGCAGTGAACGAGGCGGCTGATAAG TGTCCCTCTTTGGAGCAGTACGCCATGCGGGCGTTTGCCGACGCTCTCGAAGTCATTCCCATGGCGCTGGCGGAGAACAGTGGTTTAAATCCCATTCAGACTATGACAGAGGTCAGAGCCCAGCAAGTAAGGGAAAGCAATTCAGCCCTTGGAATCGACTGCCTACGCCTATCTACAAATG ACATGAAGAAGCAACATGTGATCGAGACCCTCATTGGAAAGAAACAGCAGATTTCTCTTGCTACTCAAGTGGTGAAGATGATTCTGAAAATAGATGACATCAGAAACCCAGGGGAAGCTGAGGATTGA
- the cct5 gene encoding T-complex protein 1 subunit epsilon isoform X1: MSTLGTLAFDEYGRPFIIIKDQDKKTRLSGLDALKSHIMAAKAVASTLKTSLGPNGLDKMMVDKDGEVTVTNDGATILSMMDVDHQIAKLMVELSKSQDDEIGDGTTGVVVLAGALLEQAEQLLDRGIHPIRIADGYDQAARIAVERLDKISDSFLVDPNNTEPLIQTAMTTLGSKVINRCHRQMAEIAVSAILTVADMERKDVDFELIKMEGKVGGKLEDTQLIKGVIVDKEFSHPQMPKVLKDTKIAILTCPFEPPKPKTKHKLDVTSVEDYKALQKYEREKFEEMIRQVKENGANLAICQWGFDDEANHLLLQNNLPAVRWVGGPEIELIAIATGGRIVPRFCELTPEKLGTAGLVKEISFGTTKDRMLVIEECKNSRAVTIFIRGGNKMIIEEAKRALHDALCVIRNLVRDNRVVYGGGASEIACALAVNEAADKCPSLEQYAMRAFADALEVIPMALAENSGLNPIQTMTEVRAQQVRESNSALGIDCLRLSTNDMKKQHVIETLIGKKQQISLATQVVKMILKIDDIRNPGEAED, from the exons ATGTCCACGTTGGGGACTCTGGCCTTTGATGAGTATGGGCGTCCTTTCATCATTATCAAGGACCAAGACAAGAAAACTCGTCTCTCAGGCCTTGACGCTCTTAAG tcacacatcATGGCTGCCAAGGCAGTTGCCAGCACCCTGAAGACATCTCTGGGCCCAAACG GACTCGACAAAATGATGGTTGACAAGGATGGTGAGGTGACAGTCACCAATGATGGTGCAACAATTCTCAGCATGATGGATGTGGATCATCAGATTGCCAAACTCATGGTTGAGCTCTCCAAGTCTCAAGACGATGAAATTGGAGATGGGACTACTGGTGTTGTTg TTCTTGCTGGAGCTCTCCTGGAACAGGCTGAGCAGCTGCTTGATCGTGGCATTCACCCTATCAGAATTGCCGACGGCTACGACCAAGCAGCGCGGATCGCCGTCGAACGCCTGGACAAGATCAGCGACAGCTTCTTGGTTGACCCCAACAACACAGAACCACTAATCCAGACAGCCATGACCACACTCGGATCAAAAGT GATCAACCGCTGCCACAGACAGATGGCAGAGATCGCGGTCAGCGCGATCCTGACCGTGGCCGACATGGAGAGGAAGGACGTGGACTTCGAGCTCATTAAGATGGAGGGAAAGGTCGGCGGGAAACTGGAGGACACCCAGCTCATCAAAGGAGTGATTGTCGACAAAGAGTTCAGCCACCCTCAGATGCCTaag GTGCTCAAAGACACCAAAATCGCAATCCTCACTTGCCCATTTGAGCCCCCCAAGCCCAAGACCAAGCATAAGCTTGATGTGACCTCTGTGGAGGACTACAAAGCTCTGCAGAAGTATGAGAGGGAAAAGTTTGAGGAAATGATCAGACAG GTCAAAGAAAATGGAGCCAACCTCGCTATTTGCCAGTGGGGTTTCGATGATGAAGCCAACCACTTGCTGCTGCAGAATAACCTTCCTGCTGTGCGCTGGGTCGGCGGGCCAGAAATCGAG ctcATTGCAATTGCAACCGGTGGACGTATCGTCCCCCGATTTTGTGAGCTTACCCCTGAGAAGCTTGGCACTGCAGGACTGGTGAAGGAGATCAGCTTTGGGACCACTAAAGACAGAATGCTCGTCATCGAGGAATGCAAGAACTCCAGAGCCGTAACCATATTCATCCGCGGTGGCAATAAGATG ATTATTGAGGAGGCTAAACGTGCCCTTCATGACGCTTTGTGCGTTATCCGAAACTTGGTGAGGGACAACCGCGTCGTGTACGGAGGTGGCGCCTCGGAGATTGCGTGTGCCCTGGCAGTGAACGAGGCGGCTGATAAG TGTCCCTCTTTGGAGCAGTACGCCATGCGGGCGTTTGCCGACGCTCTCGAAGTCATTCCCATGGCGCTGGCGGAGAACAGTGGTTTAAATCCCATTCAGACTATGACAGAGGTCAGAGCCCAGCAAGTAAGGGAAAGCAATTCAGCCCTTGGAATCGACTGCCTACGCCTATCTACAAATG ACATGAAGAAGCAACATGTGATCGAGACCCTCATTGGAAAGAAACAGCAGATTTCTCTTGCTACTCAAGTGGTGAAGATGATTCTGAAAATAGATGACATCAGAAACCCAGGGGAAGCTGAGGATTGA
- the mtrr gene encoding methionine synthase reductase isoform X1, giving the protein MVVICFRVISRYVSQRRPYCVPGRLLSTVMPSEVTSRFLILYGSQRGQAQSIAEEILEQAKEHGFVADISCLSQADKYNLEKETNPVVFVVSTTGDGEPPDTALKFVQKIKNKSLSRDHYAHLHYALLALGDTNYQNFCNGGKTIDRRLQELGAKRFYATGHADDGVGLEIVVEPWIEGLWEAIREALAEMAQSNQQGFASPESAQSSNVESAAQENAESTGLEVNLHLMKLRESDSQTSKQVASSASERAETELKAVGATTAPLEASLMRSLPPLSESALSVPALPPPYLNVCLVDAPVEQDSTSCIKEAFQEVPISKAVQLTRGDAVKTAILLELDISDQHFVYQPGDSFDVLCPNSPSEVEELLQRLKLTEQRNCCVELQLHKDTKKKAAQIPAYISEKSVLQHVLTWCLEIRSVPKKAFIRALVEHTEKGDEKRRLQELCSKQGSADYNRFVRDPNVCILDLLRAFPSCSPPLSLLIEHLPKLQPRSYSAASSSLYQPGKLHFVFNIVEFPACPEHPERRGLCTGWLADLVSPILQPYGKTQAPTESSAPLSLPKVNVRLRPGSSFRLPSDNSLPVVMVGPGTGVAPFIGFLQQREKELEENQEAAFGETWLFFGCRHKDREFLFREELERFVGKGILTHLKVCFSRDVSEESEPSPRYVQHNLLLHSKHIANILLKEKGYFYVCGDAKNMAKDVNDALVEIIGTELQMDKLESMKTVADLREEKRYLQDIWA; this is encoded by the exons ATGGTTGTGATCTGTTTTAGAGTTATCTCTCGTTATGTTTCGCAGCGTAGACCGTACTGTGTGCCAGGTAGACTTTTAAG TACTGTCATGCCGAGTGAAGTGACATCTCGGTTCTTAATTCTCTACGGGTCGCAGCGCGGTCAAGCTCAATCAATTGCCGAGGAGATCTTGGAGCAAGCAAAAGAACATGGATTTGTCGCAGATATCAGCTGTTTGAGCCAAGCGGACAAG tatAACTTGGAGAAAGAAACTAACCCTGTAGTTTTTGTTGTCTCCACAACTGGGGATGGTGAACCTCCAGACACAGCTCTAAAGTTTGTGCAGAAGATTAAGAATAAGTCTCTGTCACGTGATCACTATGCTCATCTGCACTATGCATTATTAG CCCTAGGAGACACAAATTATCAAAACTTTTGCAACGGTGGCAAGACTATCGATCGTCGTCTACAGGAACTTGGTGCAAAGCGTTTTTATGCCACGGGGCATGCTGATGACGGTGTAGG acttgaAATAGTGGTTGAGCCGTGGATTGAGGGACTCTGGGAAGCTATAAGAGAAGCGTTAGCCGAGATGGCCCAGTCAAACCAGCAGGGCTTTGCATCTCCAGAGAGCGCGCAAAGCAGTAATGTGGAGTCTGCTGCTCAGGAAAACGCAGAGTCGACGGGGTTGGAAGTTAATCTCCATCTCATGAAACTTCGTGAATCTGATTCTCAAACCTCAAAACAAGTGGCAAGTTCTGCATCTGAGAGGGCAGAGACAGAGTTAAAAGCAGTGGGTGCAACAACTGCTCCTCTGGAGGCTTCTCTCATGCGATCTCTGCCCCCACTCTCAGAATCCGCTCTCAGTGTTCCGGCGTTGCCCCCTCCATATCTCAATGTGTGCCTTGTGGATGCTCCAGTAGAACAG GACAGTACCTCATGTATTAAAGAAGCTTTCCAAGAAGTGCCAATTTCAAAAGCAGTTCAGCTAACTCGCGGGGATGCAGTGAAAACAGCCATCCTGCTGGAGCTAGACATCTCA gaccAGCACTTTGTGTACCAGCCTGGGGACTCCTTTGATGTGCTTTGCCCAAACAGCCCAAGTGAGGTTGAGGAACTTCTCCAGAGACTGAAGTTAACAGAGCAAAGGAATTGCTGTGTTGAGCTTCAGCTGCATAAAGATACCAAAAAGAAAG ctGCACAGATTCCCGCTTATATCTCAGAGAAGAGCGTGCTGCAGCACGTTCTGACCTGGTGTTTGGAGATAAGGAGTGTTCCAAAGAAG GCTTTTATCCGAGCTTTGGTGGAACACACCGAGAAGGGTGATGAAAAACGCAGGTTGCAAGAGCTGTGTAGCAAACAGGGCTCTGCAGATTACAACAGATTTGTGAGAGACCCCAACGTCTGCATTCTTGACCTTCTCCGAGCCTTCCCGTCCTGCTCCCCCCCGCTCAGCCTCCTCATAG AACATTTGCCAAAACTCCAGCCGAGGTCTTATTCAGCTgcaag TTCTAGCCTATACCAGCCTGGTAAACTGCACTTTGTGTTCAATATCGTGGAGTTCCCGGCGTGTCCTGAGCacccagagaggagaggattgTGTACAGGCTGGCTAGCTGACCTTGTGTCCCCAATCCTACAGCCCTATGGGAAGACACAAGCCCCAACAGAGAGCTCTGCTCCACTGTCTCTTCCAAAG GTCAACGTGAGGCTCCGTCCCGGCAGCTCATTCCGCCTGCCCTCTGACAACTCCCTGCCCGTAGTGATGGTCGGACCAGGGACTGGGGTAGCACCCTTCATCGGCTTCCTTCAACAAAG AGAGAAGGAGTTGGAAGAAAACCAGGAGGCTGCCTTTGGAGAGACCTGGCTTTTCTTCGGCTGCCGTCATAAAGACCGAGAGTTTCTTTTCAG agaggagctggagaggtTTGTTGGGAAAGGAATTCTGACCCATCTGAAAGTGTGCTTCTCTCGGGATGTGTCAGAGGAGTCAGAGCCCAGCCCCAGATATGTCCAGCATAACCTACTCCTCCATTCCAAGCACATCGCCAACATCCTCCTCAAAGAGAAGGGCTACTTTTACGTCTGTGG TGATGCGAAGAACATGGCTAAAGATGTGAATGATGCTCTGGTGGAAATCATAGGGACAGAGCTACAGATGGATAAACTGGAGTCTATGAAGACCGTGGCAGATTTGCGGGAAGAAAAGCGTTACCTGCAGGACATATGGGCTTga
- the cmbl gene encoding carboxymethylenebutenolidase homolog — MANEARPCPCDLGDKIEYKGLGQEVQIEHVKAYLVKPTAPSKKAILVIQDIFGWQLSNTRFMAEVLASHGYIAVCPDFFLGKAPWDPKEDWAKFPAWLETRSPKAINKEVDVVLKYLKEKCGVERIGVVGFCWGGLATHYLSLHYPEIKGGVSNYGIVREGDDRYGLKFPTLFIFAENDDYIPLDQVTALEKNLKEKCPVDFQVKIFPGQTHGFVHRKREDINPKDKPFIDEARKDMLNWLNKYV; from the exons ATGGCAAATGAAGCAAGACCTTGCCCATGCGACCTAGGAGACAAGATTGAATATAAGGGACTTGGACAAGAAGTTCAAATCGAGCATGTTAAAGCCTACCTTGTAAAGCCGACGGCACCATCCAAGAAAGCCATTCTAGTGATTCAGGACATCTTTGGCTGGCAACTGTCCAACACAAGATTCATGGCTGAAGTTCTAGCCTCCCATGGATACAT CGCTGTTTGTCCGGACTTCTTTTTGGGGAAGGCGCCCTGGGACCCCAAAGAAGACTGGGCCAAATTCCCAGCATGGCTGGAAACAAGAAGCCCCAAAGCTATAAACAA GGAAGTGGATGTGGTCCTGAAGTATCTGAAGGAGAAGTGTGGTGTGGAGAGAATTGGTGTGGTGGGCTTTTGCTGGGGAGGATTGGCCACACACTACCTTTCTCTTCACTACCCAGAAATCAAAGGAGGAGTCTCGAACTACG GTATTGTTCGAGAGGGAGACGACAGGTATGGGCTGAAATTCCCGACACTCTTCATCTTTGCAGAAAATGATGATTACATTCCACTTGACCAG GTGACTGCACTTGAGAAAAACCTCAAGGAGAAGTGCCCCGTTGACTTTCAGGTGAAGATTTTCCCTGGTCAAACTCATGGATTTGTTCACCGCAAAAGGGAAGACATAAATCCCAAAGACAAACCCTTCATCGATGAGGCTAGAAAAGACATGTTGAATTGGTTGAACAAGTATGTGTAA
- the eif1axb gene encoding eukaryotic translation initiation factor 1A X-linked b, with translation MPKNKGKGGKNRRRGKNENESEKRELVFKEDGQEYAQVIKMLGNGRLEAMCFDGVKRLCHIRGKLRKKVWINTSDIILVGLRDYQDNKADVILKYNADEARSLKAYGELPEHAKINETDTFGPGDDDEIQFDDIGDDDEDIDDI, from the exons ATGCCTAAAAATAAAG GTAAAGGAGGAAAGAATCGGCGGCGTGGTAAGAATGAGAACGAGTCAGAAAAGAGGGAGCTGGTGTTCAAGGAGGATGGACAGG AATATGCACAGGTGATTAAGATGCTGGGAAACGGAAGGTTGGAAGCTATGTGCTTTGATGGAGTGAAACGGCTATGTCACATTCGTGGAAAGCTCCGGAAAAAG GTGTGGATAAACACGTCAGACATTATACTTGTGGGACTGAGAGATTATCAG GACAACAAAGCAGACGTTATTTTGAAGTACAACGCTGACGAGGCTCGGAGTCTGAAAGCCTACGGAGAGCTCCCGGAGCACG CCAAAATTAACGAGACGGACACCTTCGGACCCGGCGACGATGATGAGATTCAGTTCGACGACATTggggatgatgatgaggatATTGATGAT ATCTAA
- the mtrr gene encoding methionine synthase reductase isoform X2, which produces MPSEVTSRFLILYGSQRGQAQSIAEEILEQAKEHGFVADISCLSQADKYNLEKETNPVVFVVSTTGDGEPPDTALKFVQKIKNKSLSRDHYAHLHYALLALGDTNYQNFCNGGKTIDRRLQELGAKRFYATGHADDGVGLEIVVEPWIEGLWEAIREALAEMAQSNQQGFASPESAQSSNVESAAQENAESTGLEVNLHLMKLRESDSQTSKQVASSASERAETELKAVGATTAPLEASLMRSLPPLSESALSVPALPPPYLNVCLVDAPVEQDSTSCIKEAFQEVPISKAVQLTRGDAVKTAILLELDISDQHFVYQPGDSFDVLCPNSPSEVEELLQRLKLTEQRNCCVELQLHKDTKKKAAQIPAYISEKSVLQHVLTWCLEIRSVPKKAFIRALVEHTEKGDEKRRLQELCSKQGSADYNRFVRDPNVCILDLLRAFPSCSPPLSLLIEHLPKLQPRSYSAASSSLYQPGKLHFVFNIVEFPACPEHPERRGLCTGWLADLVSPILQPYGKTQAPTESSAPLSLPKVNVRLRPGSSFRLPSDNSLPVVMVGPGTGVAPFIGFLQQREKELEENQEAAFGETWLFFGCRHKDREFLFREELERFVGKGILTHLKVCFSRDVSEESEPSPRYVQHNLLLHSKHIANILLKEKGYFYVCGDAKNMAKDVNDALVEIIGTELQMDKLESMKTVADLREEKRYLQDIWA; this is translated from the exons ATGCCGAGTGAAGTGACATCTCGGTTCTTAATTCTCTACGGGTCGCAGCGCGGTCAAGCTCAATCAATTGCCGAGGAGATCTTGGAGCAAGCAAAAGAACATGGATTTGTCGCAGATATCAGCTGTTTGAGCCAAGCGGACAAG tatAACTTGGAGAAAGAAACTAACCCTGTAGTTTTTGTTGTCTCCACAACTGGGGATGGTGAACCTCCAGACACAGCTCTAAAGTTTGTGCAGAAGATTAAGAATAAGTCTCTGTCACGTGATCACTATGCTCATCTGCACTATGCATTATTAG CCCTAGGAGACACAAATTATCAAAACTTTTGCAACGGTGGCAAGACTATCGATCGTCGTCTACAGGAACTTGGTGCAAAGCGTTTTTATGCCACGGGGCATGCTGATGACGGTGTAGG acttgaAATAGTGGTTGAGCCGTGGATTGAGGGACTCTGGGAAGCTATAAGAGAAGCGTTAGCCGAGATGGCCCAGTCAAACCAGCAGGGCTTTGCATCTCCAGAGAGCGCGCAAAGCAGTAATGTGGAGTCTGCTGCTCAGGAAAACGCAGAGTCGACGGGGTTGGAAGTTAATCTCCATCTCATGAAACTTCGTGAATCTGATTCTCAAACCTCAAAACAAGTGGCAAGTTCTGCATCTGAGAGGGCAGAGACAGAGTTAAAAGCAGTGGGTGCAACAACTGCTCCTCTGGAGGCTTCTCTCATGCGATCTCTGCCCCCACTCTCAGAATCCGCTCTCAGTGTTCCGGCGTTGCCCCCTCCATATCTCAATGTGTGCCTTGTGGATGCTCCAGTAGAACAG GACAGTACCTCATGTATTAAAGAAGCTTTCCAAGAAGTGCCAATTTCAAAAGCAGTTCAGCTAACTCGCGGGGATGCAGTGAAAACAGCCATCCTGCTGGAGCTAGACATCTCA gaccAGCACTTTGTGTACCAGCCTGGGGACTCCTTTGATGTGCTTTGCCCAAACAGCCCAAGTGAGGTTGAGGAACTTCTCCAGAGACTGAAGTTAACAGAGCAAAGGAATTGCTGTGTTGAGCTTCAGCTGCATAAAGATACCAAAAAGAAAG ctGCACAGATTCCCGCTTATATCTCAGAGAAGAGCGTGCTGCAGCACGTTCTGACCTGGTGTTTGGAGATAAGGAGTGTTCCAAAGAAG GCTTTTATCCGAGCTTTGGTGGAACACACCGAGAAGGGTGATGAAAAACGCAGGTTGCAAGAGCTGTGTAGCAAACAGGGCTCTGCAGATTACAACAGATTTGTGAGAGACCCCAACGTCTGCATTCTTGACCTTCTCCGAGCCTTCCCGTCCTGCTCCCCCCCGCTCAGCCTCCTCATAG AACATTTGCCAAAACTCCAGCCGAGGTCTTATTCAGCTgcaag TTCTAGCCTATACCAGCCTGGTAAACTGCACTTTGTGTTCAATATCGTGGAGTTCCCGGCGTGTCCTGAGCacccagagaggagaggattgTGTACAGGCTGGCTAGCTGACCTTGTGTCCCCAATCCTACAGCCCTATGGGAAGACACAAGCCCCAACAGAGAGCTCTGCTCCACTGTCTCTTCCAAAG GTCAACGTGAGGCTCCGTCCCGGCAGCTCATTCCGCCTGCCCTCTGACAACTCCCTGCCCGTAGTGATGGTCGGACCAGGGACTGGGGTAGCACCCTTCATCGGCTTCCTTCAACAAAG AGAGAAGGAGTTGGAAGAAAACCAGGAGGCTGCCTTTGGAGAGACCTGGCTTTTCTTCGGCTGCCGTCATAAAGACCGAGAGTTTCTTTTCAG agaggagctggagaggtTTGTTGGGAAAGGAATTCTGACCCATCTGAAAGTGTGCTTCTCTCGGGATGTGTCAGAGGAGTCAGAGCCCAGCCCCAGATATGTCCAGCATAACCTACTCCTCCATTCCAAGCACATCGCCAACATCCTCCTCAAAGAGAAGGGCTACTTTTACGTCTGTGG TGATGCGAAGAACATGGCTAAAGATGTGAATGATGCTCTGGTGGAAATCATAGGGACAGAGCTACAGATGGATAAACTGGAGTCTATGAAGACCGTGGCAGATTTGCGGGAAGAAAAGCGTTACCTGCAGGACATATGGGCTTga